One region of Candidatus Melainabacteria bacterium genomic DNA includes:
- a CDS encoding citramalate synthase gives MSQQIQIYDTTLRDGAQMEGISLSVDDKLKTTKLLDDLGVDFIEGGWPGSNPKDSEFFKKIKSIELKNAKIVAFGSTRRANSKAQSDVVLNALIQANTEFITIVGKSWDMHVGVALGVSLDENLKMIEESIEFLKFHKKKVFFDAEHFFDGFKSNPEYTLKVIQCASEAGADTVILCDTNGGSLTEEIRKAVTKAKEIVQGKSIIGIHVHNDCELAVANSLAAYEAGARQIQGTINGIGERCGNANLISIIANLETKYKEKVLPEKNLTKLTAISRQIANILNLNPNEHQSFVGTSAFTHKGGLHASAVKKDSRTYEHIEPELVGNINKILVSEQAGVSNILSLAETFKLDLGSDSKKTAQDLLKKVKELEHKGYQFEGASASFILLLLALLNQKPKFFELVDYRVITSSKQLAEATVRIKVKGEVIHTASLGVGPGNAIDNALRKALTQYYPTLKEFQLVDFKVRILDGHDGSAAKTRVHVESSDGKTSWDTVGVSANIIDATWLAITDSIEYGLWTKLRAEHIPHPVPSQQVL, from the coding sequence ATGAGCCAACAAATCCAAATCTATGACACAACTCTTCGCGATGGAGCACAAATGGAAGGAATTTCTCTTTCTGTGGATGATAAATTAAAAACTACAAAGTTACTTGATGATCTTGGAGTTGATTTTATAGAAGGTGGCTGGCCTGGATCAAATCCAAAAGATAGTGAGTTTTTTAAAAAAATTAAAAGCATTGAATTAAAAAATGCAAAAATTGTTGCTTTTGGAAGTACCCGCCGGGCAAATTCAAAAGCACAAAGTGATGTAGTTTTAAATGCTTTAATACAAGCAAATACTGAATTTATAACCATCGTTGGAAAGAGTTGGGACATGCACGTAGGGGTGGCTCTTGGAGTAAGTCTTGATGAAAACTTAAAAATGATTGAAGAAAGTATTGAGTTTTTAAAATTTCATAAGAAAAAAGTTTTTTTCGATGCTGAACATTTTTTTGACGGCTTTAAATCAAATCCAGAATACACCTTAAAAGTAATTCAATGTGCAAGTGAAGCTGGCGCAGACACGGTAATCCTTTGTGATACAAATGGAGGTTCACTAACTGAAGAAATAAGAAAAGCAGTTACAAAAGCAAAAGAAATAGTTCAAGGGAAATCAATAATTGGAATCCATGTTCATAATGACTGTGAACTTGCTGTTGCAAATTCTTTAGCTGCTTATGAAGCAGGAGCAAGGCAAATCCAAGGTACTATAAATGGAATTGGTGAACGCTGTGGAAATGCGAACCTGATTTCTATCATTGCAAATTTGGAAACAAAGTATAAAGAAAAAGTTTTACCAGAAAAAAATCTTACAAAACTTACTGCTATTTCAAGACAAATTGCAAATATTTTAAACTTAAATCCAAATGAGCATCAATCATTTGTTGGTACATCTGCTTTTACACATAAGGGTGGTTTGCATGCAAGTGCAGTAAAAAAAGATTCAAGAACTTATGAACATATTGAACCAGAGCTTGTAGGAAACATAAATAAAATTCTTGTAAGTGAACAAGCAGGAGTCTCAAATATTTTGTCACTTGCTGAAACTTTTAAACTAGATCTTGGAAGTGATTCAAAAAAAACCGCACAAGATTTATTAAAAAAAGTAAAAGAACTTGAACATAAGGGATATCAATTTGAAGGAGCAAGTGCAAGCTTTATTTTACTTTTGCTTGCTCTCTTAAACCAAAAACCAAAATTTTTTGAACTTGTTGATTATAGAGTTATTACAAGCTCAAAACAGCTTGCAGAAGCTACAGTAAGAATAAAAGTAAAAGGTGAAGTTATTCATACAGCAAGCCTAGGCGTAGGTCCTGGAAATGCAATTGACAACGCACTTAGAAAAGCATTAACTCAATACTATCCTACTTTAAAAGAATTTCAACTTGTAGATTTTAAAGTAAGAATTTTAGATGGACACGATGGTTCAGCAGCTAAGACTAGAGTACATGTTGAAAGCTCTGATGGAAAAACTTCATGGGATACAGTTGGAGTAAGTGCAAATATTATTGATGCCACGTGGTTAGCTATTACGGATAGTATTGAGTATGGCTTATGGACTAAACTAAGAGCCGAGCATATCCCCCATCCTGTGCCTTCTCAACAAGTCCTTTAA
- the dprA gene encoding DNA-protecting protein DprA, translated as MKSIKDLFLLLSHVIEFQSEKVLLKKLFQNNNLEETFESEFKLNLSNLELEKINRLRTEIKKIILSEIKKTLTEKEINFIGLSDPEYPKKLLEINDPPVGLFYRGKIDLLNHLKSVAIVGTRSATNYGINISTKIASLLAEKNIVIISGLAAGIDTSAHIGALKSGKTIAVLGTGVDVVFPTSNKNLFNEILNKNSLIISEYPPSTPGVGWNFPQRNRIISALSDAVVIIEGDLQSGAMITAKFAIKQGKSLFALPGLVDSPTSNGPNVLIKSRVAELLISVNDILEKFGEGKQTKLSFDNENEKIENLSECEKNIYKLLSSTSKNFETLIQETNLEVKELLKYLSMLELKGLVEKAQDGGYARLLV; from the coding sequence ATGAAAAGTATTAAAGATTTATTTTTACTTTTATCTCATGTGATTGAATTTCAATCTGAAAAAGTTTTATTAAAAAAACTGTTTCAAAACAATAATCTTGAAGAAACTTTTGAGAGTGAGTTCAAACTAAATCTTTCAAATCTAGAACTTGAAAAAATAAATAGATTAAGAACTGAAATTAAGAAAATTATTTTAAGTGAAATTAAAAAAACCTTAACTGAAAAAGAAATAAACTTTATTGGCTTGTCAGATCCTGAATATCCTAAAAAGCTTTTAGAGATAAATGATCCACCAGTTGGGTTGTTTTATAGAGGGAAAATAGACCTTTTAAATCATCTAAAATCTGTTGCAATCGTAGGGACTAGATCTGCAACAAATTATGGGATAAACATTTCAACTAAAATTGCTTCACTTTTAGCTGAAAAAAATATTGTAATTATAAGTGGACTTGCAGCAGGGATAGATACAAGTGCTCACATTGGTGCCTTAAAATCTGGAAAAACAATTGCTGTGTTAGGAACAGGAGTCGATGTTGTTTTTCCTACTAGTAATAAAAATCTTTTTAATGAAATATTAAATAAAAATAGCTTAATTATTTCTGAGTATCCACCTTCTACTCCTGGTGTAGGATGGAATTTCCCACAAAGAAACAGGATTATAAGTGCATTAAGTGATGCAGTTGTAATTATTGAAGGAGACTTACAAAGTGGAGCAATGATTACTGCTAAGTTTGCAATTAAACAAGGTAAATCACTTTTTGCACTTCCTGGATTAGTTGATTCACCTACTTCTAATGGTCCAAATGTTTTAATTAAAAGTAGAGTTGCTGAACTTTTAATTTCTGTAAATGATATTTTAGAAAAATTTGGAGAAGGTAAACAAACAAAGCTTTCTTTTGATAATGAAAATGAAAAAATTGAAAATCTCTCTGAATGTGAAAAAAATATTTATAAACTCTTGTCTTCTACTTCAAAAAATTTTGAAACTTTAATTCAAGAAACAAATCTTGAAGTAAAAGAATTGCTGAAATACTTATCAATGCTTGAGCTTAAAGGACTTGTTGAGAAGGCACAGGATGGGGGATATGCTCGGCTCTTAGTTTAG